The Nothobranchius furzeri strain GRZ-AD chromosome 17, NfurGRZ-RIMD1, whole genome shotgun sequence nucleotide sequence AGAAGGTgtggaagcctgtgttcatcatgccTTAATAAACCAACAGCATTTAATCTGCATTAACTCTCAGATAGGACAATATTGTTGCCCAGAGTATTTCAATGAGGATATTTTTCTGCTCAACATTGGACTTCTTAAACCTAGGCCAGATTTGTGTAACCGGCATTACCCCAGCAACGGCTCCAGCTGCGTTCGCGTGCTGCGGTAACCCCTCACAATGAATCTGCGTAtttcagggtgtccgcggggttttaaaaagtattaaaaagtgataaataaaaatagtcaaatttaaggccattaaaagtgttaaatttggtctcagaggtattattttttccaaattaggtattatttttttcagactatcaggtgtcgtattctgaacatcgacatagaaatatattccgaatgaaatgtttcgaacgattataaaaacaaaacaagccgattatttgctcctcccacttgcggtgCCCTGAGTtaaaaatgaagcgctcctcacagtgttgccaacttggcgactttgacgctatttccaacagcttttcagacccccttcttgactttttaaatcctaaaagtacctagcgaacacctcagaaacatctctggtaacccttagctactttctggataactgtcgttgacatttcctgcaggttagctaaacactccgcctgcgctccggaccgttcttcaggacattaggaaagggaatgatgtagtaatgtgtcagtcgctaaagaaacggctctcggagccggctccatgttggagaaaccagagtgagtgacacacacaccgaacctgcgggctcctgagccgataaaaacggcaaAATGTGCGTGTGCGGTGTGCTAAACACAcaagcagcttgcccctgattgctgtgagaccggttggggggtggggctgcagctgtggttgggacaattattaccttaactgatggacctgtaaataaatagtttataaataaggtagaaataagttcctcacgctgtcgctgataaataataactaatctctctgaggacacggtgctagtgtattctcctacagcaccttgacacgactaaataaatgttatgcaaaatttagtgaacatcaatttatttacatttatttgttataaatgccactgtataattcttgttgtcagtatttgcaagatattggtatttgggtctgtactggttagacttaaatgagttaaaccaaggtctatagcccttgggtcataaactatgagctataagtatattggtctttttatactgggaatcaggagttattttagtgatcatcttgttttttgtttatttttgccctgattgtgccctgagcaattttatgactgaataaaaacaacaacaaaaaaatctacataaattgaaaaatcgtattaaataatcgagatctcaatttcagtcacaataatcgtgattgttgtttttgccataatcgagcagccctactttagcatatccggtcacataatgatgacgtcatattcagtggtcgttctgcatcatttcaggcctcgtggtcaactgtctgaaccgctgaacagaagtgcctggcttattttctaagtaaaataaatatgtgcaatacattgtcaacatcagtgagtctctaagtctattctttttgtatgttatatatgttaaaatatgtgtaaataggttgctgattaacacttgcaatttagtgttgtgatggttttaaaaaaattctgaaggtagtaaaaaaaagtattaaaaagtagtaaattttacttaaggattgctgtatataccctgtattTCCACTAGTACAGACTTGAACGTTTGCTGAAAGATTAGTGCAGTAGTCAGGTTTTTATTTTACTCCCACAAAAAGCTAATTCTAGATTGGATTTAACAGAAAACGGGACAGCTTGCTTGTTAAAGTAAGTGGTTCTTTTTGAAGTCAGGCGGGATGACTCGCTGGCGAGTGACTTTCAAGTCGGGAGCTGCTGGTAGTTTGCGAGCGACGTGTTGGAGACTCCTGGTTTAGAGGTTGCAGCAGGCAGGAGCAAGCgaccccttttatttatttatatgtagaAAACAAGCACCAAGAAATACGTCCTGAAGCCATTTGAGTAATGAAAACTTGCATCTCTTTAGGaaactagtttttttttttgtgtctaaTTTTTCCTCCACAGATCCCTCTCAACGAGCTGGGCTTTGACGAGGGCTTCGTGACTCCTCTTCGTGAGCAGTACTTGCAGCCAATCACCTCACTGCTTTACCCAGATTGCGGGGGTCACTCTTTAGATAGCCACAAGGCCTTCGTGGTCAAATATGCCTTGAAGGAAGACCTGGACCTGAGTTACCATTATGACAATGCAGAGATCACCCTTAACGTGTCCCTCGGCAAAGAGTTCACCGATGGCAACCTTTACTTCGGTGACATGAGACAGGTGAAGCCACGGTAAAAAGTTTCAGACTAATGTCAGAGGAGCTGGCTACGTGTGAGGTTTTGTCTGATCTTGACGGTTGTGGTTGTGCTGTGTCCCACAGGTGCCCATATCTGAGACGGAGTGCACGGAGGTTGAACACGAGGTCACAACAGGACTTCTCCATCGAGGCCAACACATGCACGGGGCCCTGCCAGTTTCTGGTGGTCAGCGCTGGAACCTCGTCGTTTGGATGAGAGCCTCACAAGAACGCAACAGACTGTGCCCCATGTGCAACAGGAGGCCTTCGCTGGTGGAGGGAGAGGGCTTCGCTGATGGCTTCACAAAACACACAGATGGATTGTTGAATACTACATGTGTGTTGACATGACAGCCTGCTGCTGCCGTGGAGCTGTAGAAAGCTGTTTAACCTGTCGTGGTgtggttttagtgtgctccaatttgGAACAGATTATGTGCTGTTGTGGTTTTTACTCTAGCGTCTCTCTGGCACATCACGTCCTTCCAGTCTGTTAAGTTcattgaagatgatgatgatgaggtttCTGTGCAGTCCTGCAACAGGACGGGTGAACTGTGTAAAAGTGGTTCCACTGGTGGAAAAATACATTTGTTTTACAAGCATGGGTCTGGTCGAAGGTTCCTTTCTTGCAGGTGAGAAAATATGTACTCAATTCAATTTTAATTCAGGTAAAAGTCCCAACTTATCCGTGAAGCTCCTCCCACAGAGTTGGACAAGTTCAGTTTTAAAGATGTTAGCTTGCAAAACATTGAAATGGACCACACAAAACAAACTGAATAGAGATGAAAACCATATCGTGGACAGCACTAGTGAGGCCAAGTCCGACGTGGCAGAACTTTGGAATGGTCAGTAAAAAATGAAAATCACATGATCGTGAAATCGTGTCTGGGGGCCGAATTTGATTGGACGATAAGAATGGGTCCCGGATCGGGTTGGAAAACCggcttcatgagctgaactcggtGCACCGATGAGTAGGTTCAAGTGGAATGTTAACTCTGTAAAGTGCCTCGAGATGActctaaataaactgaattgaaatctTCACGGGTGCAGGTTAGTAAAATGTGACTCATGCAGAAGTCTGGTTCAGCGCCTCAGTGGATTCTTGACAGTCAGAATTACGTCTGCATTCTGCCCGAGTCCTCGATCCTCCCAATGAAAGAGTGAACTTCCAGAGCTGCTCTGAACAACCGTCCATCATTCCCTTCAGCTGTCGGCAGGGGCTAGAGAGCGGCacatttctctgctccaacatgtGATGAAAAAAGTCTCCTAAGCCACAGTTTGGATTAATGAAGGTTTAATGAATCTGGTTCTTTCGTCTCATAAAAACGTACATTCTTATAGGTTCACAGTTTTCATACAGAGCATGTTCATAAACAGAATTTCAAAGTAAGAGCTCAAATCTAAACCTGTTAGATTCAGCTATTCAATTGTTACTTCAGAAAGAAAAAATGCCAGCGCCTTTTGGTTGTTTCTTTTTGTTTATAGCCAATTTGCCAATAGGGAAGTTTGAGCtggggttggggttagggttagggttagccctgAACTGGGAAATTATGATCGGTAAGACAGATGGACAACACAGCAGACACCTAACACACACACTTATActaatatatactatatatacacacacacacacacacacacacacacatacagaaagcaCTGCTTCTTATAACTTCACAAATATCAGTTCCAGTTACAAAAGGAAACTTTTCTTTAAATAGCTTCATTAAAATGTGTCTTTATACAAACAAACTTCCATGAAGTTACTGTACAGCGAAATCTGGGTTTGGTTAAGTTTTATTACACTGCTCATGTGTAGCTAGCAGTGAGTAATCTCAAAATGGTGTTCATTCATGATCAGGTCATATTTGGCAGTTTTAACATACTGCACTGATGACACTAGTTTTAAAAACCATCATTTTAACCTGACAACCTCAGTTTTCACTTCAGTATTTAGATCTCTGTCCTGGGCAGCTTGATATCACTCAGTCCACAAGAACCTATGTCCAGCATCTCACAAGGTGGTCTCACTGCTCATGTCCCGGACCCGGTGGTGGTCTAGGTCTGAGTCGTAGTCCGACTCCATCTCGATCTTGACCTGGGGCACGGGGCAGGCCATCCCTCTGCCCATAGGCATAGCTGGAGATGACGGGCAGGAGATCTTCAAATGGACGGTGATGCTGAGGAAGGGCAAGCTCCAGTTACGACACACCCACAGGACAAAAAACACCAACCAAGGAGCTAATGGGGCTGGGGAGCTTGGCCATGAGATACCACAACTCAACCAATAGCTCTAATCCACAATTAACTCCTTGTAGATTTAGTCACAAACTTATCACACGTCTTCTAGCCTCAAGCACCTAAATGGTGTATGACGGataggcaatcctggtccttgagtgCCATTATCCACCATGTTTTAGCTGTTACCCTGCTCAAACATGCCTgaacctgctgaacaggtgattcaaccattgaattAGGTGTGATGGAGCAGGGAAACACCCAAAACATGCCAGATAGTGGCACTTGAACAGAATTGCCTACCCACTggcctactgccctctggtggaggatcttcaTTGTTTCTATAATGTTGTTACAGAACCACAGAATAAATTAAACAGGTAAGTATATAACTTATATTATTATTAGACCAATAGctcaataaaaataaacaaaaaattgtAAATATTGTTGCACCTTTCAAGCTGTAAAGGGTGAACCAGGCTGTGGTGCAACAGCACCTCATACTGGAGGACTTTGTGACTGTAAacagtctgatgaagccaaaagtTCTCATGTTGCACAGTAGAAACCTGCCTTCTACTCATCAGCTTCTACACACCCTGCCTAAACCCAACCATGCTCTTTTCACAGCAATGCAGACATGCAGGGAAGTGTTTCAGATCTAAACCTCCAGCAAAGGACAACGATTAAACTTGTTAATATTACAACTAAATTCTGGTGCACAATGAAAAAATGCAGCAGGTGAAATTCAAGGCTGGCTCACAAAGACGCTGAGCTTCCCATGTAGGTGTGAGTGGTGTGTGAAAGAGCACAAAGAGGAAAAAGAAACAACCAATTTGCTGCATTTTAATATGAAATCATCTAACAACACAAAACCACAAAGGCATCATCCTATCATTCACCGAAATCCAACATGTTGAATCACACAAGCAGTAAGGATGAGTGCACGGCTTTCCGATACACCAAAAACTACTGAGCATTTCACATTCTCTTCCTCTAACATCACAGAAAGATGCCTTTCAGAAGACATCAGTGGAGACGTGTGCACAAACTGTCACACAGGCTTATCACAATCATCTGCATTGCCTTAAGGTGCACGGAGAGGCCAAGTGTGACCCAGAGGAAACATGTAACCATGTTGTGTAAATGCACCACCTGCATCCCTAATGCAAACATTTAAAATCAACAGCGACCTCCACTTACTTGCTAAGTCGGTTTCAGCAACAGAGTTCAGTATCTGCTGATCTGGGAAAATGCAACATTCTGGAAGGAACGCCGAGTCGTGGCAGCTGTTTGCTGTGAGATCTTTCATTCAGGGGTCAGTTCACACAAATACCACACAACATTTCTAAAAATCGCTTCTCACATTTTGTCAAAagtgaataagaatagagattagttTAGTTTGAATAAAACTACGTATGTGAATGTGAAAAACTTTGATGTAAAATTACAGAGCAGAAAATTAAACACCAAAGCAGTCTCTGggcaaacaggcagggtacaccctgggcaggtcgtcagtccat carries:
- the ogfod2 gene encoding 2-oxoglutarate and iron-dependent oxygenase domain-containing protein 2 isoform X1; this encodes MTETDREPQFYLCSCFTTDNIFLHDYKLHVRYVSGQQFRRDYQKLLLRLGCVLDQQFEDVLKKVSQEVDRRRQLAVTSAERAAAIKRMYQPLHHHVYRLQETYLTSEFKQLVEYCRSRNANKEGLLLLLKVAAPRVYRLPVFEKHFCEELVEELEHFEQSSAPTGRPNTMNHYGIPLNELGFDEGFVTPLREQYLQPITSLLYPDCGGHSLDSHKAFVVKYALKEDLDLSYHYDNAEITLNVSLGKEFTDGNLYFGDMRQVPISETECTEVEHEVTTGLLHRGQHMHGALPVSGGQRWNLVVWMRASQERNRLCPMCNRRPSLVEGEGFADGFTKHTDGLLNTTCVLT